The proteins below come from a single Candidatus Kirkpatrickella diaphorinae genomic window:
- a CDS encoding Gfo/Idh/MocA family protein produces MTFRSGASAMRPLRVGLIGAGHFGRFHALKSRASNRETLEILYDPDPSRAQSVAREVGCDVAEDIPALLARVEAVIIAAPAEHHYALAATCLEARKHVLIEKPIAATREEGEKLGALAAAQNCVLQVGHLLRYSAEHEAISTRVTKPIYIEATRIAPFKDRGTDVSVILDLMIHDLDLVLSLVRSPIRDIDALGVAVSSAHEDIANARVRFENGCVATITASRISLKTERKMRIFGAEGYLSADFMKRELTFIGRERGLPLPGTGGFRREAILWADHDNIEAEHEAFVASCQDGAPVLVNAEAGIRALDAALQITACIEESRARVLASGLGQLP; encoded by the coding sequence ATGACTTTCCGTTCCGGTGCATCAGCGATGCGGCCCCTGCGTGTAGGATTGATCGGGGCAGGGCATTTCGGGCGGTTTCACGCTCTGAAATCGCGCGCATCCAACCGGGAAACGCTTGAAATCCTTTATGACCCTGACCCGTCGCGTGCGCAGAGCGTCGCGCGTGAGGTCGGGTGCGACGTGGCTGAAGATATTCCGGCCCTGCTGGCGCGAGTTGAGGCCGTCATCATCGCGGCCCCGGCGGAGCACCATTACGCGCTGGCCGCCACATGTCTTGAAGCCCGGAAACATGTCTTGATCGAGAAACCCATCGCCGCAACGCGTGAAGAGGGGGAGAAGCTCGGTGCGCTCGCCGCGGCGCAAAATTGCGTGCTCCAGGTTGGCCACCTCCTTCGTTATTCAGCGGAGCATGAGGCGATTTCAACCCGTGTGACAAAGCCCATTTATATCGAGGCCACGCGCATCGCGCCTTTCAAGGATCGTGGCACAGATGTCTCGGTCATTCTCGATCTGATGATCCATGATCTTGACCTCGTCCTCTCCCTCGTGCGCAGCCCGATCCGCGATATTGATGCGTTGGGTGTCGCGGTGTCCAGCGCGCATGAGGACATTGCCAATGCGCGTGTCCGGTTTGAAAATGGGTGCGTGGCCACGATCACCGCCAGCCGTATTTCCCTGAAGACTGAGCGAAAAATGCGGATTTTCGGCGCAGAAGGTTATCTATCCGCTGACTTCATGAAGCGTGAGCTGACTTTTATCGGTCGGGAGCGGGGACTTCCCTTACCCGGCACTGGCGGTTTCCGACGGGAGGCCATTCTTTGGGCGGATCACGATAACATCGAAGCCGAACACGAGGCTTTTGTCGCGTCCTGCCAGGATGGCGCGCCGGTCCTCGTCAATGCGGAAGCGGGGATCCGCGCGCTTGACGCGGCGCTTCAGATCACCGCCTGTATCGAGGAATCGCGCGCCCGTGTGCTCGCCTCCGGATTGGGGCAACTCCCCTAA